A region of the Littorina saxatilis isolate snail1 unplaced genomic scaffold, US_GU_Lsax_2.0 scaffold_1526, whole genome shotgun sequence genome:
GTGataagagcattcttccacGTGGACACATAGCAAAATTCAACATCTTGGCTTCTTTCTGTGCAAagttgatttttattttatttttttaattgtattaactttttttatttctttgctGAATCTATATTCGTAACTTCAACGTCAATCCGCGAAATTATTTCAGCAAAGTagatccctttttttttttttacatgaagCAGCGCTAGCTTGTCtgtactgtgtttgtttgtttttgtttttttgtatgtttgttgtttttaatttgtccaagtcttcttcttctcgttcgctaaCATTGGTTCAGGTGAAAGGAGGCTCTTCATCCGTGTAAAATTCTTGGCAGATCTGAGGCAGTGTACATGATCACTAACCCAGGAAGGTCACCTGTGCGATTATCTTAGTGGTATTGTGATAATATTACCCCAGTGCgaccctgtcgcgatataaccttcgtggttgaaaacgacgttaaacaccaaataaagaaagaaagaccccaGTGCGACCGGCTGCATGATAATTATACATGATATTCTAGCTCTCTGCAATCACAGTTTTACTGTACTGCGTATCTGCTGCACCTCCTGTTTAGGAGTTTCTCGAGGTAACAGGAGAGGTTTGGAGTCAATGCCACTGAGGATGTTAACCTCTCTATGTCATCAATCGATGCAAGCaagtgttagtttgtgtgtgacaTTGTTGTGTTGTGATATTACTCGCGTTCACATGTTTTTTAATTGTTATTCGGCAAAACCCggtgagtgtctgtctgccatTCTGTTTctacgtgtctgtctgtgtgtctgtttgattTTGTCTAtgactttctctgtgtgtgacaTTCGTTTTGAATAATTTGAACTGTCTGTTAAAGAACAAACTAACTAACTCGCTAACTAACgaacaaactaactaactaactaactaaataactaactaactaacttacgAATAGACCAATAAATGAACTAACTAACCAgctgagaaagaaagaaagaaagtttccatatctgcaaaaacagTCTCAGCCGAGGATTGTTGGCACCGCGCAGTAACTGCTGCTAAAGGGGGACAAATCGCGTTATATCTGCTTGGTGTTTCTACAGGGAAACAGGTATTATCTCCCCGAGCACAGCAACCCTTCCTCACTAAGAACGCATGCACATCTATTGCTTTTCAGTTTATGCTCTTAAAATACCGTCATGGATGTGGTTATGTATTGATGTATTTCCGTTTCTTACTATATAGTGTCCCGAAATAAGATTTTGTTCAAAAAAGTGTTCTTATTGCTTGtacggtctctctctctctctctctctctctctctctctctctctctctctctctctctctctctctctctctctctctctctctctctctctctctctctctctctctctctctctctctctctctctctctctctctctctctctctctctctctctctctctctctctctctctctctctctctctctctctctctctctctctctctctctctctctctctctctctctctctctctctctctctctctctctgaaatgaaTTATGCGATGGTATTTATATACCGCGTGTAAACCAGTTATCGAAAACATACTTGTTGATTTAAAATGGTACCTTTTAGGCTGGGCAGTGTGCTCGCTTAATTCAAGCCTTCACCGGGATTTGAAAGTCACTAAATCGATCGACGACAAACAAAGACGAGTTTGATTAATTAGAAGAATAGTAACTCTTGTTTTATGTATGCAACGCACGCTCGTCGGCTTAGAAAATATAGGAGGCTAGCGGGGGCGGGGAGGTGGGGAGTGGAAAGTTGAGGAGATTAAGTTCAGTGTGAACTTTATTTGCACTTAACTGTGTGATCATTTAGCTAtcactcacgcacacatgcacgcccGCACATATGCactcatgcagacacacacacacacacacacacacacactcacacgcgcacgcgcgcgcacacacggacacacacacacacacacacacacacacacacacaaagcaaagcaaagcaaagcaaagcaaagcaaagcaaagcaaagcaacaaacaaacaaactaacaaacacacacacacacacacacacacacagacacacacacacacacacacacgtacacgtactacacacacacacacacacacacacacacacacacacacacgcacacacacacacgcacacacacacacactacacacacacacacacacacacacacacacacacacacgtacacacacacacacacacgaacgcacacacacacatgcacgatAGGAGGTTTGGTAGTAACAGACGATGCAGTTTAGCTGCAAAGTCTAAGGTATTGGTGGCGTATGTCAATTTCTgtttagtttttgttgttgttgtcttttttttattattcaatCGTCAGCGTTTTGGCTCTTCAATTGGCTTTTGGGTTTGTAATTGGTTGAATCAGCTAAAACAGAAGTACAGCGAACATGTTGAAGGAAGGAAGGCTAGAACCGAACACGAGTTAGTGTGCAGTCGCTCAGAATGTAGGAAGGCTAGAACCGAACACGAGTTAGTGTGCAGTCGCTCAGAATGTCAGAAAGCTAGAACCGAACACGAGTTAGTGTGCAGTCGCTCAGAATGTAGGAAGGCTAGAACCGAACACGAGTTAGTGTGTAGTCACTCAAAATGTAGGAAGGCTAGAACCGAACGTAAACACGAGTTAGTGTGCAGTCGCTCAGAATGTCAGAAAGCTAGATCCGAACACGAGTTAGTGTGCAGTCGCTCAGAATGTAGGAAGGCTAGAACCGAACACGAGTTAGTGTGCAGTCGGTCAGAATGTAGGAAGGCTAGAACCGAACACGAGTTAGTGTGCAGTCGCTCAGAATGTAGGAAGGCTAGAACCGAACACGAGTTAGTGTGAAGTCGCTCAGAATGTAGGGAGGCTAGAACCGAACACGAGTTAGTGTGCAGTCGCTCAGAATGTAGAAAGGCTAGAACCGAACACGAGTTAGTGTGCAGTCGCTCAGAATGTAGAAAGGCTAGAACCGAACACGAGTTAGTGTGCAGTTGCTCAGAATGTAGGAAGGCTAGAACCGAACACGAGTTAGTGTGAAGTCGCGAATGTAGAAAGGCTTGAACCGAACACGAGTTAGTGTGCAGTCGCTCAGAATGTCAGAAAGATAGAACCGAACACGAATTAGTGTGCAGTCGCTCAGAATGTAGGAAGGCTAGAACCGAACACGAGTTAGTGTGCAGTCGCTCAGAATATAGAAAGGCTAGAACCGAACACGAGTTAGTGTGCAGTCGCTCAGAATGTAGGGAGGCTAGAACCGAACACGAGTTAGTGTGCAGTCGGTCAGAATGTAGAAAGGCTAGAACCGAACACGAGTTAGTGTGCAGTCGCTCAGAATATAGGAAGGCTAGAACCGAACACGAGTTAGTGTGCAGTCGCTCAGAATGTAGGAAGGCTAGTACTGAACACGAGTTAGTGTGCAGTCGCTCAGAATGTAGGAAGGCTAGAACCGAACACGAGTTAGTGTGCAGTCGCTCAGAATATAGGAAGGCTAGAACCGAACACGAGTTAGTGTGCAGTTGCTCAGAATGTAGGAAGGCTAGAACCGAACACGAGTTAGTGTGCAGTCGCTCAGAATGTAGGAAGGCTAGTACTGAACACGAGTTAGTGTGCAGTCGCTCAGAATGTAGGGAGGCTAGAACCGAACACGAGTTAGTGTGCAGTCGCTCAGAATGTAGGAAGGCTAGTACTGAACACGAGTTAGTGTGCAGTCGCTCAGACTGTCAGAAAGCTAGAACCGAACACGAGTTAGTGTGCAGTCGCTCAGACTGTCAGAAAGCTAGAACCGAACACGAGTCAGTGTGCAGTCGCTCAGTATGTAGGAAGGCTAGAACCGAACACGAGTTAGTGTGCAGTCGCTCAGAATGTAGGAAGGCTAGAACCGAACACGAATTAGTGTGCAGTCGCTCAGAATGTAGGACGGCAAGAACCGAACACGAGTTAGTGTGCAGTCGCTCAGAATGTAGGAAGGCTAGAACCGAACACGAGTTAGTGTGGAGTCGCTCAGAATGTAGGAAGGCTAGAACCGAACACGAGTTAGTGTGCAGTCGCTCAGAATGTAGGAAGGCAAGAACCGAACACGAGTTAGTGTGCAGTCGCTCAGAATGTAGGAAGGCTAGAACCGAACACGAATTAGTGTGCAGTCGCTCAGAATGTAGGACGGCAAGAACCGAACACGAGTTAGTGTGTAGTCGCTCAGAATGTAGAAAGGCTAGAACCGAACACGAGTTAGTGTGCAGTCGCTCAGAATGTAGGAAGGCAAGAACCGAACACGAGTTAGTGTGTAGTCGCTCAGAATGTAGAAAGGCTAGAACCGAACACGAGTTAGTGTGCAGTTGCTCAGAATGTAGGAAGGCTAGAACCGAACACGAGTTAGTGTGCAGTCGCTCAGAATGTAGAAAGGCTAGAACCGAACACGAGTTAGTGTGCAGTCGCTCGGAATATAGAAAGGCTAGAACCGAACACGAGTTAGTGTGCAGTTGCTCAGAATGTAGGAAGGCTAGAACCGAACACGAGTTAGTGTGCAGTCGCTCAGAATGTAGGAAGGCTAGTACTGAACACGAGTTAGTGTGCAGTCGATCAGAATATAGGAAGGCTAGAACCGAACACGAGTTAGTGTGCAGTCGCTCAGAATGTAGGAAGGCTAGTACTGAACACGAGTTAGTGTGCAGTCGCTCAGAATGTAGGAAGGCTAGAACCGAACACGAGTTAGTGTGCAGTCGCTCAGAATATAGGAAGGCTAGAACCGAACACGAGTTAGTGTGCAGTCGCTCAGAATGTAGGAAGGCTAGTACTGAACACGAGTTAGTGTGCAGTCGCTCAGAATGTAGAAAGGCAAGAACCGAACACGAGTTAGTGTGCAGTCGCTCAGAATGTAGGAAGGCTAGAACCGAACACGAATTAGTGTGCAGTCGCTCAGAATTTAGGAAGGCAAGAACCGAACACGAGTTAGTGTGCAGTTGCTCAGAATGTAGAAAGGCTAGAACCGAACACGAGTTAGTGTGCAGTCGCTCAGAATGTAGGAAGGCTAGAACCGAACACGAGTTAGTGTGCAGTCGCTCAGAATATAGGAAGGCTAGAACCGAACACGAGTTAGTGTGTAGTCTCTCAGAATGTAGAAAGGCTAGAACCGAACACGAGTTAGTGTGCAGTCGCTCAGAATGTCAGAAAGCTAGAACCGAACACGAGTTAGTGTGCAGTCGCTCAGAATGTAGGAAGGCTAGAACCGAACACGAGTCAGTGTGCAGTCGCTCAGAATGTAGGAAGGCTAGAACCGAACAGGAGTAGTTTGCAGTCGCGCAGAATTTAGGAAGGCTAGAACCGAACACGAGTTAGTGTGCAGTCGCTCAGAATGTAGGAAGACTGTGCAGTCGCGCAGAATGTAGGAAGGCTAGAACCTAACAGGAGTTAGTGTGCAGTCGCTCAGAATGCTATGTGTACGCAGTCTCCAAGTCAAGCCAATCGCGGACCAAAAGTGCAGGGAAAGTTGTGGGAGGAAGGGTGTTAGTGTAGGAACCGTTTTCCTGTTACCCCGATCGATGCCAGTAAGTTACATAGCTTTCTCACTCGTCAATGGGGCCAGTGCAAGGAGGAAGGGAGTGCGGTGGATGGGTGTCGGGGGGGGGTGCGGTggaggggagtgggggggggggggtgtcggggTAAGCAGAACAGCTCAAACGGGATGGTCTCCCAGACATTGATTTCACGGAACGATTGGGTTTCGAGGGAGAAGGGGGTTATGGAACGActttttttacttttctttctttctttcttttcctttctttttaatatttagtcaagttttgactaaatattttaacgtcgagggggaatcgagacgagggtcgtggtgtatgtgtgtgtgtctgtgtgtgtgtatgtgtgtgtgtgtgtgtgtgcgtgtgtgtgtgtagagcgattcagaccaaactactggaccgatctttattatatttgacatgagagtttccgggaatgatatccccatacgtttttttaatttttttgataaatgtctttgatgacgtcatatccgacttttcgtgaaagttgaggcggcactgtcaccccctcatttttcaaccaaattgattgaaattttggccaagcaatcttcgacgaagcccggacttcggtattgcatttcagcgtggtggcttaaaaattaattaatgactttggtctttacaaatctgaaaattgtaaaaaacaaaaagaaaattataaaacgatccaaatttacgtttatcttattcttcatcattttctgattccaaaaacatataaatatgttatatttggattaaaaacaagctctgaaaattaaatatataaaaattattatcaaaattaaattgtccaaatcaatttaaaaacactttcatcttattccttgtcggttcctgattccaaaaacatatagatatgatatgtttggattaaaaacacgctcagaaagttaaaacgaagagaggtacagaaaagcgtgctatccttcttagcgcaactactaccccgctcttcttgtcaatttcactgcctttgccatgagcggtggactgacgatgctacgagtatacggtcttgctgaaaaatggcattgcgttcagtttcattctgtgagttcgacagctacttgactaaatattgtattttcgccttacgcgacttgttttctttcttttctttctttctttttctttattttttattctttctttctcgtTTTATtcatgctttctttctttcttttttactttgtatttcgctctttctctctccttttggCCAAGGAtgtatctttttctttctttctttctccagCCTGCCTGTCATTtcgtctgtcggtctgtctttaAGAGTCTGGTTTCTTTTCATGCACAGTGCAAAGGAGAAAAGAACGAATAAAAGCGGACGGAAAGTCATGGAAATGGGGGTTGGATACGCCCAATTGTCAGGAACGTACAACTAATGCACATGACATTTCGGGGGACGGGGTAGGGGTGTGGGgcagagagggtgggggggggggggcaagggaGCGGGGTATTGCATGGGGTTGAGCTGAGGGAGGTACAGGGTCAGTTTCCTGTTTTCCCGATTGACCCAACGCTAAGTGACAGCCACATTGCCGTAAGGTTTCTCCCTTGTCAGGGCAGACTGGGCGAGACAAAACCGGGCAAGACAAGAAAGGACAAGACAAGTCTCGCCAAAGGGCAGGAACCCCAGACAATACCGGTATCTTTACTGTGTTAGGGGGAGAGGGGACAGCGGGAccggaggcggggggggggggggagggggaggctgGCAGGGGCTTGGGGATAGGGAGAAGGTGCAGCAGAAGATGGACCAAAGTTGAGAAGAAGGATGACGAGGTTCAGTTGACGATATGGCCATCAatcacaatacagtggaaccccccttttaagaccccccagtttaagacttcctcccttgtAAGGCCTTGCTCTTTCAGATGTtccgttcataacctctgtaaatgtacctccattgtaagactccctcctttttaagacctgattttctcagatgttgaaggtcttaaaaggggggggggggtaccactgtGTTGAACAGTCGGGAAACCGTGAATTTGCCGGGGTGGGGGCAGGGATggttgtgggggagggggggagggctGGTTCTGGGGGCTGGAGGTGTTGTGGTGAAAATAATAAAGACTCAATCCTCACTGTGCCAGACAATCATGGATTCTGTGTGTGCCATGGCCAAGGTCTGGAAGTGCAGGCAGTCTAAGAATTAGCATACGGAGAAAACCGACCGAGATGAGAAAAGAGGAGGTGATAGTCTTTCACTTTGTCCTTATTATGgggtgcttgtgtgtttgtgcgtgtgtgtgtgtgtgtgtgtctgtgtgtgtgtgtgtgtgtgtgtgtgtgtgtgtgtgtgtgtgtgtgtgtgtgtgtgtgtgtgtgtggtttcatGGGGGACATTtcgaaggggggaggggggggggcagtcgcTTTTTCTTGAATTATGTGTTTAAAGACCTGGTCCAATCATGATGATCATCATGATGGGAGAGGAGGGGTAACTTTAGATATATGCTCTTATTAGTTTGGGGGGAGCTCGAGGGACAATGCTTGGACCCGCGGAGgacgggggggtgggggggtgtttCTGGGTGTTATGTGGTTATTTGTACTTTGCAGTCAGCGGTCAATGGTTTGCACCTCCAGACAGTCCTGTCATTAATCTGCGGTGAATAAGGAGATCTAGATGTTTCTCAGCGGTTGGGGATCCGCTCTGTTGTCCGAAGTCTGTAGCATTTCGGTCGGAGTTTGCCTTGCATGCAAAACAGCAAGAACTGTGTTCCGGGATATTGTAAACTGATAGGGGTGACAGTGTTTCTTTCAAGGATGCACGATTGGTACGGGCGTGCGTACTTCCATACACTAGCTCCAAGCATCAGCGAGTACACGCAGTCAATGCCATGGTCTCGTTATAATGTGACAAGAATAATTATTTCGATGTGTATTATCATTTGATTTGGAATTGTGTACAGACTCATTTATTTATGTAGTTTTTTGTGAGACGCTTAGAACTGTTTTatgatttgcgccatataaatatcctcattattattattatagcgATAGTCACCCGGTCGTGAAATACTTTTGAAACCACCGGAACTAGAACGACCTTAAATGAATGGGCGGCGGATCAGCGAAGAAAGCAGAACAGAAACCTCACTTTGAGTTGTATCTCTGCACAAACGGGCATCAGCGAGTAAACTATAGATCGGTGCCATATAGTTCCAGCAATGTCAAGCAACGAGCCATAGTCAGCCGGTCGTCAGCTCGAAACTACCGGAActggaacttcttcttcttcttctgcgttcatgggatacaaaaaaaattaaaataacacgtgtatggccgtttttaccccaccatttaggcagccatacgccgttttcgagGGAAGCaagctgggtatgttcgtgttctataacccaccgaactcggacatggattacaggatttttttcccgtgacgcacttggtcttgtgcctgcgtgtacacgcgaagggggataaggcactacactagcaggtctgcacataagttgatctgGGCCGAGatgggaaaaatctccactgtTAGACCACATGCCgaggccgggattcgaacacgcGACCTTCCGCATGGTTGGTCGGTGTCTTATCTACTAGCTAAAGACCATTGCGCCCGTCGGGAACTGGAACGATCCAGTATAAATTGGTAGCGAATCAGCTCAGACATCAGAGGAGATTATACTCACTTTGAGGCACCACTCAGGGGAAACTCGCCATGAACATTTAAAAACATTAGTTGCTGAAACGGTCGCCGGCAGTAGTGTCAAAGCAAAGCGAGCTATGTATTTTTAAAACCAAAAGAATTAAACTATCTGGAATGGACCGGCAGCAAATCAGCGAAAAGCTAAATCATATTATTTTGAAAAACGGTCCTCACTTTGAGGTACCTCTCTGCACAACCGAAGACCAGGAAAAAAACTTAGGTGGGTGCTTTCGAAACTACCGTAATGGACGAGCAGTGCAAATCGGCTAAGAAAGCGGGGTATAATCCCTACTATGAGGTACCTTTTAGCGTACACTTGCACTAGCAAATAAACCAGATTGGCGCAATTAAGAGCTATGCTGTAAAGTGCGTTTGAAGCAACCGGAATAAGGACGACCTAGAACCGGCCGGAAGGAGCAAACAAAAGAGCGGTACTTCTGATGCAATGGTCCAATCGAAGAATCTTTTATTCAGTCCCGCACACGAACTTGCCATTACAATGTAACAGTGAGGCCACTGGACCTGATTGCACGGGACGAGTCAATATTGCATGACTGGTTCTTTGAGGATGACACCGAGGTAGGTCGAAAAAAATCGGTctgtaaggccaaacaaaaatatatgttggtttagggtattccgaccgaccctacttttttccaccgaccctaacacttttttttcctttctcaaaACAAAATCCCAAACAACAACCTCTGGCAAAATTTGCGAACCATACTGAGACTaaaaatagaacattttgaaaaaaagccgacctaccgaccctattttttgtagtcatgttaccctaaaccaacatatatttttgtttggcctaatcaAAAGAAGAAGCCTGCTGAGTTGTTCTGCCATCAAATCGCTTGCAGCACGCCAGCCTGTAAAATATTCAACTCACTTTGAGTAGGGTGAATCTTTGAAGGGCGAAGAGGTCGTGTACGTTGACATGAGTTTTCATGCTTGTTCATTAGAATCAAATAACAGAAAATGGCTGCGCGTGTATTCTTTGTGTCTGAGTTGTCTGGAGCCTGGACAGAACCACACATGTGGAACTTTCAGTAATCCTCAGTCGACAACTTAAActtcgtctgtgtgtctgtctctctgcctaaaggggaaaaaagaaagtgaTAGAGAGTGGTAATCACTCTTGTACATTTCACCTATAACATTACATTCCCTTTCAGATGCGTAGTTAACACCCCAAACCATGATGTAGTCTGCGAGCTGGATTTAGGCACATTTTCAGATTCAAATTTGTCTATGATTgttgagtagtgtgtgtgttgtgtgcaaggTTGACAGCAGATGAAGAGAATAGTTTGATATTGTTTAGATGTCATCCTCtttctctggctgtctgtctgtctgtctgtctgtatctctctctctctctctctctctctctctctctctctctctctctctctctctctctctctctctctctctctctctctctctctctctctctctctctctctctctctctctctctaattcttaGTTtctcccacccacacacaaatcGGATTTTCATTGTCGATAAAAACGGTTAGTGACATTATAAACTGCAATCCTTTTTTAACATTCCATTACAGCCCTCCTAAGTGAAAGGTTCAGGCCTGTACTTTCCTGCCGCGGAAGCCGATTGTATattagttatttctaatatgctgactgttagcaaatgataacagacatgttgaGGAAATTATATCCAAATGAGCCGGCCGGCGAATTTGGATACATTTTacgagacatgtctgttatcatttgctaacagtcagcatattagaaataacggttttattaccatGCAGTTTATTTCGACCAAAATAACATTCGAACTGACTACGCAACTCTACTAAACAGAACAGCCAACGGGGACGGGATTGAACCGAGGCTGGTGTGACCTTATGCACATGACCTCAGTGCAGCCAATCACACACTTGACATCATGAATATTAACAACTGACAGGTTCTCACGCAACACTCTCACATCAGGTTCAACAAcccttttgctttgctttgtctAGTCTACTAGATATGGTCAGATTCATTATCAACATGAGACAGTAAGGAAATAATTTAAAACTGCATTTGAAGTAAACTGAGTCACACAATTTCATTTTGAGTCATTCCTCGGAACTTTTACGATGTAAGTTTCAAGCGAGCTGAGCACATGTCATTTTCAGAAGGTGAGTGGTGCCTGTATTCCCACCCCCGCCGACAAAGATGGCTTTTCGGTATTTAGCATGGTAATGGGTTTTGTTGTTACACATAAAAATTGTCACTCCTTAGAATAAGTCAACCTGAAGGTTTAAGTTCGAAGTTTTAGTTTGTCTTTCTTAATTTTAGAGTGATAAataaaaagggtccctgcctgaccgttataacatttagagggtcacctagaatcagcCCTGATTGGTCAGCTAGTGATATGGTTCactattacca
Encoded here:
- the LOC138957182 gene encoding uncharacterized protein, which produces FLHSERLHTNSCSVLAFLHSERLHTNSCSVLAFLHSERLHTNSLLAFLHSERLHTNSCSVLAFLHSEQLHTNS